One window from the genome of Paracoccus marcusii encodes:
- a CDS encoding phosphoserine transaminase, with protein MTDHAIPAARPENPRFSSGPCAKIPHYSLDMLSDAPLGRSHRAAVGKSKLAEAIELTRAVLGVPADYRIGIVPGSDTGAVEMAMWTLLGARPVEMLAWESFGEGWVTDAVKQLKLDATVRKADYGKIVDLAEVDFDKDVVFTWNGTTSGVRVPNGDAIPADRAGLTICDATSAAFAMDLPWDKLDVVTFSWQKVLGGEGAHGVLILSPRAVERLETYTPAWPLPKIFRMTKGGKLIEGIFKGETINTPSMLAVEDYLVALKWAQSLGGLTALIARADANAGAVRDFIADKDWIADLAEDPATASTTSVCLKFTDPAIKDGAAFAKAVAKRLEKEGVALDAGAYRDAPAGLRIWCGSTVETADVAALMPWVEWAYRAELAAQ; from the coding sequence ATGACCGATCATGCGATCCCGGCTGCGCGGCCGGAAAATCCGCGCTTTTCCTCGGGCCCCTGCGCCAAGATCCCCCATTATTCGCTGGACATGCTGTCGGACGCGCCCCTGGGCCGGTCGCATCGCGCCGCCGTCGGCAAGTCCAAGCTGGCCGAGGCCATCGAGCTGACCCGTGCGGTCTTGGGCGTGCCGGCCGATTACCGCATCGGCATCGTCCCCGGTTCCGACACCGGCGCGGTCGAGATGGCGATGTGGACCCTGCTGGGCGCCCGCCCCGTCGAGATGCTGGCCTGGGAAAGCTTCGGCGAGGGCTGGGTCACGGATGCCGTGAAGCAGCTGAAGCTGGACGCCACGGTCCGCAAGGCCGATTACGGCAAGATCGTCGATCTGGCAGAGGTCGATTTCGACAAGGACGTCGTCTTCACCTGGAACGGCACCACCAGCGGCGTGCGCGTGCCGAACGGCGACGCGATCCCCGCCGACCGCGCGGGCCTGACCATCTGCGACGCGACCAGCGCGGCCTTCGCCATGGACCTGCCTTGGGACAAGCTGGATGTAGTGACTTTCAGCTGGCAGAAGGTGCTGGGCGGCGAGGGCGCGCATGGCGTCCTGATCCTGTCGCCGCGCGCCGTCGAACGGCTGGAGACCTATACCCCTGCCTGGCCGCTGCCCAAGATCTTCCGCATGACCAAGGGCGGCAAGCTGATCGAGGGCATCTTCAAGGGAGAGACGATCAACACGCCCTCGATGCTGGCGGTCGAAGATTACCTGGTCGCGCTGAAATGGGCGCAATCCCTGGGCGGCCTCACGGCGCTGATCGCGCGGGCGGATGCCAATGCGGGCGCGGTGCGCGATTTCATCGCGGACAAGGACTGGATCGCCGATCTGGCCGAGGATCCGGCCACCGCGTCGACGACCAGCGTCTGCCTGAAGTTCACCGATCCGGCGATCAAGGACGGCGCGGCCTTTGCCAAGGCCGTGGCCAAGCGCCTGGAGAAGGAGGGCGTGGCGCTGGACGCCGGCGCCTATCGCGACGCACCTGCGGGTCTGCGCATCTGGTGCGGATCGACGGTCGAGACCGCCGATGTCGCGGCGCTGATGCCGTGGGTCGAATGGGCCTATCGCGCCGAACTGGCCGCGCAGTGA
- the serA gene encoding phosphoglycerate dehydrogenase, translating into MPKVLVSDKLSETAVQIFRDRGVEVDYLPDLGKDKEKLAEVIGQYDGLAIRSATKVTDKLLEGATNLKVIGRAGIGVDNVDIPAASKKGVIVMNTPFGNSVTTAEHAIAMMFAVARQLPEASVSTHAGKWEKNRFMGVELFNKTLGVIGAGNIGGIVIDRALGLHMKVLAYDPFLSEDRAKELGVTKVELDDLLGKSDFITFHVPLTDKTRNILSREAIGKLKKGVRIINCARGGLVDEEALAEALKDGRVAGAAFDVFAVEPATESPLFNLPNVVVTPHLGAATTEAQENVALQVAEQMSDYLLTGAVQNALNMPSVTAEEAAVMGPWIKLAAHLGAFVGQMTDEPIKAINVLYDGVVSEMNLNALNAAVIAGVMKASNPDVNMVSAPVMAKDRGVQVSTTKQDKAGAYEGYVKVTCVTETRERSIAGTVFSDGKPRFIQIRGINVDAEVGSHMLYTRNKDVPGVIGALGMTLGDLGVNIANFTLGRAANGADAIAILYLDEAISDEALATLQNTGKFLQARRLQFEV; encoded by the coding sequence ATGCCGAAGGTTCTCGTGTCCGACAAGCTGTCGGAAACCGCCGTCCAGATCTTTCGCGATCGCGGCGTCGAGGTGGATTACCTGCCCGATCTGGGCAAGGACAAGGAAAAGCTGGCCGAGGTGATCGGCCAGTATGACGGGCTGGCCATCCGGTCGGCGACCAAGGTCACCGACAAGCTGCTGGAAGGCGCGACCAACCTGAAGGTCATCGGCCGCGCCGGCATCGGGGTCGACAACGTCGACATCCCGGCCGCCAGCAAGAAGGGCGTGATCGTGATGAACACGCCTTTCGGCAACAGCGTGACCACGGCCGAACATGCCATCGCGATGATGTTCGCGGTCGCGCGCCAGCTGCCCGAGGCCAGCGTCAGCACCCATGCCGGCAAGTGGGAGAAGAACCGCTTCATGGGGGTCGAGCTGTTCAACAAGACCCTGGGCGTGATCGGGGCGGGCAACATCGGCGGCATCGTGATCGACCGCGCCCTGGGTCTGCACATGAAGGTGCTCGCCTATGACCCCTTCCTGTCCGAGGATCGCGCCAAGGAACTGGGCGTGACCAAGGTCGAGCTGGACGACCTGCTGGGCAAGTCCGACTTCATCACCTTCCACGTGCCGCTGACCGACAAGACCCGCAACATCCTATCGCGCGAGGCCATCGGCAAGCTGAAGAAGGGCGTGCGCATCATCAACTGCGCCCGCGGCGGCCTGGTCGACGAGGAGGCGCTGGCCGAGGCGTTGAAGGACGGGCGCGTGGCGGGTGCCGCATTCGACGTCTTTGCCGTCGAGCCCGCGACGGAAAGCCCGCTGTTCAACCTGCCCAACGTCGTCGTCACGCCCCACCTGGGCGCCGCCACGACCGAGGCGCAGGAGAACGTCGCCCTGCAGGTCGCCGAGCAGATGTCGGACTATCTGCTGACGGGCGCGGTGCAGAACGCGCTGAACATGCCCTCGGTCACGGCCGAGGAGGCCGCGGTGATGGGCCCCTGGATCAAGCTGGCCGCGCATCTGGGCGCCTTCGTGGGCCAGATGACCGACGAGCCGATCAAGGCGATCAACGTGCTGTATGACGGCGTCGTGTCCGAGATGAACCTGAACGCACTGAACGCGGCGGTGATCGCGGGCGTGATGAAGGCGTCGAACCCGGACGTGAACATGGTGTCGGCCCCGGTCATGGCCAAGGATCGCGGCGTGCAGGTGTCCACCACCAAGCAGGACAAGGCCGGCGCCTATGAGGGTTACGTCAAGGTCACCTGCGTGACCGAGACGCGCGAACGCTCGATCGCGGGCACGGTGTTCAGCGATGGCAAGCCGCGCTTTATCCAGATCCGCGGGATCAACGTGGACGCCGAGGTGGGAAGCCACATGCTGTACACCCGCAACAAGGACGTTCCCGGCGTCATCGGCGCGCTTGGGATGACCCTGGGCGATCTGGGCGTGAACATCGCGAACTTTACCCTGGGGCGGGCCGCCAACGGGGCGGATGCCATCGCGATCCTGTACCTGGACGAGGCGATCAGCGACGAGGCCCTGGCCACGCTGCAGAACACCGGCAAGTTCCTGCAGGCCCGCCGGCTGCAGTTCGAGGTTTGA
- a CDS encoding metallophosphoesterase encodes MRLYAIGDIHGQLDLLKASHQRIFDDGGPDAVIAHVGDLIDRGPDSRGVVDHLLRGQQAARPWIVTRGNHDRFLPAFLNQPDWIDPGLSSGQHWVDHPGLGAAATLRSYGVDPDQPREALLRDARAAVPADHARFLAALPLWYLHPLALVVHAGIRPGIDLQDQAEGDLVWIRQGFLDSDVDFGPLVVHGHTALEAPALYANRLNLDGGAAYGRPLSAAVIEPGAVHLLTESGRQPLLPE; translated from the coding sequence ATGCGACTTTATGCGATTGGCGACATTCACGGACAGCTGGACCTGCTGAAGGCCTCGCATCAGCGGATCTTCGACGACGGCGGGCCTGATGCGGTCATCGCCCATGTGGGCGACCTGATCGACCGCGGTCCCGATTCGCGCGGCGTGGTGGACCACCTGTTGCGCGGCCAGCAGGCGGCGCGGCCCTGGATCGTCACCCGCGGCAATCACGACCGCTTTCTGCCCGCGTTTCTGAACCAGCCTGACTGGATCGACCCGGGCCTGTCGTCCGGACAGCATTGGGTAGACCATCCGGGTCTGGGCGCGGCCGCGACGCTGCGGTCCTATGGCGTGGACCCGGATCAGCCGCGCGAGGCGCTGCTGCGCGATGCGCGGGCGGCGGTTCCTGCGGATCACGCGCGGTTCCTGGCGGCACTGCCGCTGTGGTATCTTCATCCGCTGGCGCTGGTCGTGCATGCGGGCATCCGCCCGGGCATCGACCTGCAGGACCAGGCAGAGGGCGACCTGGTCTGGATCCGCCAGGGGTTCCTGGACAGCGACGTCGATTTCGGGCCGCTGGTCGTGCACGGGCACACCGCGCTGGAGGCCCCTGCCCTGTACGCAAACCGCCTGAACCTGGACGGGGGCGCCGCCTATGGCCGGCCGCTGTCCGCCGCCGTCATCGAACCGGGTGCCGTGCACCTGCTGACCGAATCGGGCCGCCAGCCCCTGTTGCCGGAGTAG
- a CDS encoding CreA family protein has translation MRLALTLALTLAPLSLQAEEVGRVGVDWVGNDVVIEAIKDPEVPGVTCHLAYFSRSVLDRLSQGNWFEDPSNSAIQCTRTGPIDVSALTPGEGENVFSEGRSLVFKSLRVQRIYDADNRVLVYLAHANQVSEGSAKMSMATVPLTADDIAP, from the coding sequence ATGCGCCTTGCCCTGACCCTTGCCCTGACCCTTGCCCCCCTGTCGTTGCAGGCCGAGGAGGTCGGCCGCGTCGGCGTGGACTGGGTCGGCAACGATGTCGTCATCGAGGCGATCAAGGACCCCGAGGTGCCGGGCGTGACCTGCCACCTGGCCTATTTCAGCCGCTCGGTCCTGGACCGGCTGAGCCAGGGCAACTGGTTCGAGGATCCGTCCAACAGCGCGATCCAGTGCACCCGCACCGGGCCCATCGACGTCAGCGCCCTGACCCCCGGCGAGGGAGAAAACGTGTTCAGCGAGGGGCGTTCGCTGGTGTTCAAGTCGCTGCGGGTGCAGCGCATCTATGACGCCGACAACCGCGTGCTGGTCTATCTGGCCCATGCCAACCAGGTCAGCGAGGGGTCGGCCAAGATGTCGATGGCGACCGTGCCCCTGACGGCGGACGACATCGCCCCCTGA